From Papaver somniferum cultivar HN1 unplaced genomic scaffold, ASM357369v1 unplaced-scaffold_29, whole genome shotgun sequence, a single genomic window includes:
- the LOC113341458 gene encoding BTB/POZ and TAZ domain-containing protein 1-like: MKKQTKAISMSRLIGFDQISTKSGQISFEDVKILTSNGLKIFANSIILGSSSKVLEKILDRPSKHQNSVKVIPIHGVPCDAVTAFIHFLYSSRCTEEEIDGYGIHLLALSHVFSVQPLKQRCAKGLSTRLMVENVVDVLQLARLCDAPDLYLKCMRFLSKEFKAVKRTEGWKFLRANDAVLELEILQYLDEIELRDKKRSRSKEERGIYLELSEAMECLEHICTEGCTNVGPYDREPTKKIGPCEKFSACQGLQGLIKHFAMCEKRMNGGCCRCKRMGQLLKLHASICDQDDHRCKVPLCSRFKLKNQLDRKSNDGRWRLLVKRVACAKTVSSLSSPKMTMLRRKEEDRCQR, translated from the exons ATGAAAAAGCAAACCAAAGCAATTTCTATGTCTAGATTAATTGGATTTGATCAGATTTCAACAAAATCGGGTCAAATCTCATTTGAAGATGTTAAGATTCTCACTTCTAATGGACTTAAAATCTTTGCTAACTCAATTATATTG GGCTCAAGTTCTAAAGTATTGGAGAAAATCTTAGATCGACCAAGTAAACATCAGAATTCGGTGAAGGTAATTCCAATTCATGGAGTTCCTTGTGATGCTGTAACCGCTTTCATACACTTTCTATATTCATCAAGATGcacagaagaagaaattgatggatACGGAATACATCTACTGGCTTTATCACATGTTTTCTCTGTTCAACCACTGAAACAGAGATGTGCAAAAGGATTATCAACAAGATTAATGGTAGAAAATGTTGTTGATGTTCTTCAACTTGCTAGATTATGTGATGCACCTGATCTGTATTTGAAATGTATGAGATTCTTATCAAAGGAATTCAAAGCTGTTAAGAGAACTGAAGGGTGGAAATTCTTGAGAGCCAATGATGCTGTTCTTGAACTCGAAATCTTACAATACCTCGACGAGATCGAATTG AGAGATAAAAAGAGGAGTAGAAGCAAAGAAGAACGGGGTATTTATCTAGAGCTAAGCGAAGCAATGGAATGTCTTGAACATATTTGTACAGAAGGTTGTACAAACGTCGGACCATATGATAGAGAGCCAACTAAGAAAATTGGACCATGTGAGAAATTCTCAGCTTGCCAAGGTCTACAAGGTTTGATCAAACATTTTGCCATGTGTGAGAAGAGAATGAATGGTGGATGTTGTAGGTGCAAGAGGATGGGGCAACTTCTTAAACTTCATGCTTCTATTTGTGATCAAGATGATCATCGTTGCAAAGTCCCTTTGTGCAG TCGATTCAAATtgaaaaatcaactagacagaaaATCAAATGATGGAAGATGGAGACTACTAGTAAAAAGAGTGGCATGTGCAAAAACTGTTTCTTCCTTGTCTTCACCAAAAATGACGatgttgagaagaaaagaagaagacaggTGTCAAAGGTGA